Proteins encoded in a region of the Streptomyces sp. NBC_00513 genome:
- a CDS encoding xanthine dehydrogenase small subunit, with product MVAARITVNGKEATIAPCAPHTTVLDFLRERGLTGTKEGCAEGECGACSVLVARPGVNMPTDWVAVNACLVPVAALDGQEVVTSEGLATAGAPGTPAALHPVQEEMAVRGGSQCGYCTPGFICSMASEYYRPDRCAHADSDSADATDPEHGPNGFDLHALSGNLCRCTGYRPIRDAAFAVGSPTEDDVLARRREQSPPAPVATAYSRDDSVFLRPGTLAEALRLLRERPEAVVVAGSTDWGVEVNIRSRRANCVVAVDRLPELRSLRVESDHVEIGAAQTLTEIERRLDGSVPLLAELFPQFASRLIRNSATLGGNLGTGSPIGDSPPVLLALEASLVLAGADGEREVPLADYFTGYRRSVRRPDELIRAVRIPLPLSRVTAFHKIAKRRFDDISSVAVAFALDIEGGIVRKARIGLGGVAATPIRALATEAALEGRPWVAETVEAASRVLRAQGTPMDDHRASAGYRSAMLGQSLLKLYARTTEAVSS from the coding sequence ATGGTAGCGGCGCGCATCACCGTCAACGGAAAAGAAGCGACGATCGCACCGTGCGCGCCCCACACCACGGTGCTGGACTTTCTGCGCGAACGCGGCCTCACCGGTACCAAGGAGGGCTGCGCCGAGGGCGAATGCGGCGCCTGTTCGGTCCTCGTGGCACGGCCCGGGGTGAACATGCCGACGGACTGGGTGGCGGTCAACGCCTGCCTGGTCCCGGTCGCCGCGCTCGACGGCCAGGAGGTCGTCACCTCCGAAGGTCTCGCCACCGCCGGCGCACCCGGCACACCGGCCGCGTTGCACCCAGTACAGGAGGAGATGGCCGTCCGCGGCGGCTCCCAATGCGGGTACTGCACGCCGGGGTTCATCTGCAGCATGGCCTCCGAGTACTACCGGCCCGACCGCTGCGCGCACGCGGACTCGGACTCGGCCGACGCCACGGACCCCGAGCACGGTCCGAACGGCTTCGATCTGCACGCGCTGAGCGGGAACCTGTGCCGCTGCACCGGCTACCGGCCCATCCGCGATGCCGCGTTCGCCGTCGGATCGCCCACCGAGGACGACGTGTTGGCGCGGCGTCGCGAGCAGTCCCCGCCCGCACCGGTCGCCACCGCGTACTCGCGGGACGACAGTGTGTTCCTGCGGCCGGGCACCCTGGCCGAAGCGCTGCGACTGCTGCGCGAGCGGCCCGAGGCCGTGGTCGTCGCAGGCAGCACCGACTGGGGCGTCGAGGTCAACATCCGCTCGCGGCGGGCGAATTGCGTGGTGGCCGTCGACCGGCTGCCCGAACTACGGTCCCTGCGCGTCGAATCCGATCACGTCGAGATCGGGGCGGCGCAGACGCTGACGGAGATCGAACGCCGCCTCGACGGCAGCGTCCCGCTGTTGGCGGAGCTGTTCCCGCAGTTCGCGTCCCGGCTCATTCGCAACAGCGCGACCCTCGGCGGCAACCTGGGTACCGGGTCCCCCATCGGTGACAGCCCGCCCGTCCTGCTCGCGCTGGAGGCATCGCTGGTGCTCGCCGGCGCCGACGGTGAGCGCGAGGTGCCCCTCGCCGACTACTTCACCGGCTACCGGCGGAGCGTGCGCCGCCCCGACGAACTGATCCGCGCGGTGCGCATCCCGCTGCCGCTGTCACGGGTCACGGCATTCCACAAGATCGCCAAGCGGCGCTTCGACGACATCTCCAGCGTGGCGGTCGCCTTCGCGCTCGACATCGAGGGCGGGATCGTCCGCAAGGCGCGCATCGGCCTGGGTGGCGTGGCCGCCACCCCGATCCGCGCGTTGGCCACCGAGGCGGCCCTGGAGGGCAGGCCGTGGGTGGCGGAGACCGTCGAGGCCGCGTCCCGGGTGCTGCGCGCCCAGGGCACCCCGATGGACGATCATCGCGCCAGCGCGGGCTACCGCTCCGCGATGCTCGGCCAGAGCCTGTTGAAGCTGTACGCGCGAACCACCGAGGCGGTGTCGTCATGA
- a CDS encoding ECF transporter S component: MAGFLGVVAFFWPFLVAPGKFGSNYAPPLIFGVLLVVVLCVVISEIAEGGINSKALAMLGVLSAVNAAIRPLGAGTAGIETVFFILVLAGRVYGPGFGFTLGCTSLFASALITGGVGPWMPYQMFGCAFVGMLAGFLPKATGRREVGLLAVYGSVSGYLFGFLLNLSFWPFSLDPNSSIAYLPGLPFTEQFHRYLAFDLATSLGWDTGRAVTNFACVCLAGPAVLTVFRRAARKARFQAPIRFNPQSPPGTPPARA, translated from the coding sequence ATGGCCGGCTTCCTCGGGGTCGTCGCGTTCTTCTGGCCGTTCCTCGTCGCGCCGGGGAAGTTCGGCTCGAACTACGCACCGCCGCTGATCTTCGGTGTGCTGCTCGTCGTGGTGCTGTGCGTGGTGATCTCCGAGATCGCCGAGGGCGGCATCAACTCCAAGGCCCTGGCCATGCTCGGGGTCCTGTCGGCCGTGAACGCCGCGATCCGTCCCCTCGGCGCGGGCACCGCCGGCATCGAGACGGTGTTCTTCATCCTCGTTCTCGCCGGGCGCGTCTACGGACCGGGCTTCGGCTTCACCCTCGGCTGCACCTCGCTCTTCGCCTCCGCTCTGATCACCGGCGGAGTCGGGCCGTGGATGCCGTACCAGATGTTCGGCTGCGCCTTCGTCGGGATGCTCGCCGGGTTCCTTCCGAAGGCGACCGGCCGCCGCGAGGTCGGCCTGCTGGCCGTCTACGGCTCGGTGTCGGGTTACCTCTTCGGGTTCCTCCTCAACCTCTCCTTCTGGCCGTTCTCCCTCGATCCCAACAGCTCCATCGCCTACCTGCCCGGGCTCCCCTTCACCGAGCAGTTCCACCGGTACCTCGCCTTCGACCTCGCCACCTCCCTCGGCTGGGACACCGGCCGCGCCGTCACCAACTTCGCCTGTGTCTGTCTCGCCGGCCCGGCCGTCCTCACGGTCTTCCGCCGCGCCGCCCGCAAGGCCCGCTTCCAGGCCCCGATCCGCTTCAACCCCCAGAGCCCTCCGGGCACACCGCCTGCCCGGGCGTGA
- a CDS encoding ABC transporter ATP-binding protein: MITFDQVTVQYEDTSDPVLRDVDLTVEEGELCLVVGHTGVGKSTLLGAVNGLVPHFTGGTLFGRVVVDGRDTAQHPPRELADVVGVVGQDPLDGFVTDTVEEELAYSMEQLAVPPATMRKRVEETLDLLGLADLRHRALHELSGGQQQRVAIGSVLTAHPRVLVLDEPTSALDPTAAEEVLAAVTRLVHDLGVTVLLAEHRLERVVQYADRVIHLPGNGRVVSGTPADIFRASSIAPPIVELGRAAGWTPLPLSIRDARRAAAPLRRSLTDTAPPPVRPTSPEQRTELLAARGVTVTYHGVPAVREVDLTLHGGEITALMGRNGSGKSSLLWALQGSGPRKAGSVAVASTGGKGPRDPRELSAAEARRLVGLVPQTPTDLLYLESVKQELDQADSESGVAADGIRARAILDRLAPAIPDTTHPRDLSEGQKLALVLAIQLTAAPRVLLLDEPTRGLDYRAKGELIRIVDDLAAEGRAVVISTHDVEFVARAADRVVVMAEGDIVADGPTHEVIVASPVFAPQTAKILAPLPFLTVEQLTAVLPSDGTDPAS; this comes from the coding sequence GTGATCACCTTCGACCAGGTCACCGTCCAGTACGAGGACACGAGCGATCCGGTCCTGCGGGACGTGGACCTGACCGTGGAGGAGGGAGAACTCTGCCTCGTCGTAGGTCACACGGGCGTCGGCAAGTCCACGCTCCTCGGCGCCGTCAACGGCCTCGTACCGCACTTCACCGGCGGCACCCTCTTCGGCCGCGTGGTGGTCGACGGCCGGGACACGGCGCAGCACCCCCCGCGTGAACTCGCGGACGTCGTGGGCGTCGTGGGACAGGATCCGCTCGACGGCTTCGTCACCGACACCGTCGAGGAGGAACTCGCCTACTCCATGGAGCAGTTGGCTGTCCCGCCGGCCACCATGCGCAAGCGCGTGGAAGAGACCCTCGACCTCCTCGGCCTCGCCGACCTGCGTCACCGCGCCCTGCACGAACTCTCCGGCGGACAGCAACAGCGTGTCGCCATCGGCTCGGTCCTCACGGCCCATCCGCGCGTCCTCGTCCTGGACGAGCCGACCTCCGCACTGGACCCGACGGCCGCCGAGGAGGTCCTCGCCGCCGTCACCCGCCTCGTCCACGACCTCGGCGTCACCGTGCTCCTCGCCGAACACCGCCTGGAGCGCGTCGTCCAGTACGCCGACCGCGTCATCCACCTCCCCGGCAACGGCCGTGTCGTCTCCGGAACGCCCGCCGACATCTTCCGAGCCTCGTCCATCGCCCCGCCCATCGTGGAACTCGGCCGCGCGGCGGGCTGGACCCCGCTGCCCCTGTCGATCCGCGACGCCCGCCGCGCCGCGGCCCCCCTGCGCAGGTCCCTGACGGACACCGCTCCCCCGCCGGTGCGGCCCACCTCGCCCGAACAGCGTACGGAGCTCCTCGCCGCACGCGGTGTCACCGTCACCTACCACGGCGTCCCCGCCGTCCGGGAGGTCGACCTCACCCTGCACGGCGGCGAGATCACCGCCCTCATGGGCCGCAACGGGTCCGGCAAGTCCTCGCTGTTGTGGGCGCTCCAGGGTTCCGGGCCGCGCAAGGCCGGCTCCGTGGCCGTCGCCTCCACCGGGGGCAAGGGCCCGCGCGATCCGCGCGAGCTCTCCGCCGCGGAGGCCCGGCGACTGGTCGGTCTGGTCCCCCAGACCCCCACCGACCTGCTGTACCTGGAGTCCGTCAAGCAGGAACTCGACCAGGCCGACAGCGAATCCGGGGTCGCCGCGGACGGGATCCGGGCGCGCGCCATCCTGGACCGGCTGGCGCCCGCCATCCCGGACACCACCCACCCCCGTGATCTCTCCGAGGGGCAGAAGCTGGCGCTGGTCCTGGCGATCCAGCTGACCGCGGCCCCCCGGGTGCTGCTCCTCGACGAGCCGACCCGCGGACTCGACTACCGCGCCAAGGGCGAACTGATCCGCATCGTCGACGATCTGGCCGCGGAGGGCCGCGCCGTGGTGATCTCCACGCACGACGTGGAGTTCGTGGCGCGCGCAGCCGACCGGGTCGTGGTCATGGCCGAAGGCGACATCGTCGCCGACGGCCCCACCCACGAGGTCATCGTGGCCTCCCCCGTCTTCGCCCCCCAGACCGCGAAGATCCTTGCTCCGCTGCCCTTCCTCACCGTGGAGCAACTGACCGCCGTACTCCCCTCCGACGGAACGGACCCGGCCTCGTGA
- a CDS encoding energy-coupling factor transporter transmembrane component T, whose protein sequence is MSRTTTAAAAAGPPVSGPAPDTGGRRLPRTLHPVAWWIWALALATAVSRTNNPLLLFLVLAVLGYVITMRRTEAPWARGFTYYLYLALTVVTIRVLFRAIFATGITPRDHFLFSLPHVPTPDWYAGIRLGGPVSLEALLSAATDGLRLACMLCCVGAANTLANPKRALRILPGALYELGVAVTVSISVAPQLVQSVQRVHRAKRLRAGRAKGLRALRGIIVPVLEDALERSLRLAAAMDSRGYGRAGTATRRSRRATGALMLLGMCGLCAGAYGLLDATAPRLLGLPAMGVGALLCFAGLRLGGRRITRTTYRPDPWHFAEWAVAGCGVLSAVLLFANVGFDAAELNPSIYPLSWPTLPLVPTAAILLAGTAGFLAPPPSPPVRPAVPAQRTEEST, encoded by the coding sequence GTGTCACGCACCACCACCGCGGCCGCGGCGGCCGGGCCGCCCGTGTCCGGCCCCGCGCCGGACACGGGCGGCCGCCGGCTGCCCCGCACCCTGCACCCCGTCGCCTGGTGGATCTGGGCGCTCGCCCTCGCCACCGCCGTCAGCCGCACCAACAACCCGCTGCTGCTGTTCCTCGTCCTCGCGGTCCTCGGCTACGTCATCACCATGCGCCGCACCGAGGCCCCCTGGGCGCGCGGCTTCACGTACTACCTCTACCTCGCGCTCACCGTCGTCACGATCAGGGTGCTCTTCCGCGCGATCTTCGCCACCGGCATCACCCCCCGGGACCACTTCCTCTTCTCGCTGCCGCACGTCCCGACCCCCGACTGGTACGCCGGCATCCGACTCGGCGGGCCCGTCTCACTGGAGGCGCTGCTTTCCGCGGCGACCGACGGGCTGCGACTCGCCTGCATGCTGTGCTGCGTCGGCGCCGCCAACACCCTCGCCAATCCCAAACGGGCCCTGCGGATCCTGCCCGGCGCCCTCTACGAACTTGGCGTCGCCGTCACCGTGTCGATCAGCGTCGCCCCCCAACTGGTGCAGAGCGTGCAGCGGGTGCACCGGGCCAAACGGCTGCGGGCCGGCCGTGCCAAGGGGCTCAGGGCCCTGCGCGGCATCATCGTGCCGGTCCTCGAAGACGCCCTGGAACGCTCCCTGCGCCTGGCCGCCGCCATGGACTCCCGCGGCTACGGCCGGGCCGGCACCGCCACCCGTCGCTCCCGCCGCGCGACCGGCGCCCTCATGCTCCTCGGCATGTGCGGCCTGTGCGCCGGGGCCTACGGACTCCTCGACGCCACCGCGCCGAGACTGCTCGGGCTACCCGCCATGGGCGTGGGCGCCCTCCTGTGCTTCGCGGGCCTGCGTCTCGGCGGCCGGCGCATCACCCGTACCACCTACCGCCCCGATCCCTGGCACTTTGCCGAGTGGGCCGTCGCCGGCTGCGGGGTGCTGTCCGCGGTGCTGCTGTTCGCCAACGTCGGCTTCGACGCCGCCGAGCTCAACCCCTCGATCTACCCGCTCAGTTGGCCGACGCTGCCGCTCGTTCCGACTGCGGCGATCCTCCTCGCGGGAACGGCCGGGTTCCTGGCCCCGCCCCCGAGCCCGCCCGTCCGCCCGGCCGTTCCCGCACAGCGCACCGAGGAATCCACGTGA
- a CDS encoding prenyltransferase/squalene oxidase repeat-containing protein, translating to MGTAEQPEQRTGNKRLLSLMSAALLTFAASVAFVGATAPASADPIEGCTATTGAIVAVDFGPFGGKVERGCDTTPTTGYELLHTGGFTTEGTGHDGPAFICRIGNGSFNSGTQYPTRDKEDCVLTPQATAYWSYWVASPGQKNWTYSSLGAMSRTPKPGDVDAWVFGGTDVGGSSGKPTFTPDDVRARGSVPSPDPTGPSTPPTGPGAVDVPAATRWLTGKLTNGERVVDEGASTPNHFLTTEVVLALAAADRESPVARKAADFLATPAQTDAYAYPAGKDGIPDATAAARLALVAEATGKDPRAFGGHDLLGDLVKYVCPRDIGDGETIEGCLTKGDFRTTGQSDAQAMAVIALLNGGVTPPADAVNRLTGLQCEDGGFTSILIRSGGWCDSDATSTGLIALALKRAGGHDTAVEKARAHLKKSRLASGAWPSASYMTTGSPSSTAWAAQALRALGDTDPADAGLSWLSKHQFTEGGFGFEEDDTESRLFATAPVVVAGAKSDLVALTTKKPDPKPTDPKPTDPKPTDPTPTIAPGDGPDIKKGVAYITDPTRLIQGRFYDGGPGTRFADYGMTIDGAYALAATGGDNATLRDIVDFFDKGGKDGQNRGIHDWTLVGTKRAGGGSIGKVALLAQAVGRDPRNFGGQDLIGALAKITCKAKTSTRQECAAKGNYTYANSVFKQSLGIMAQVRAGETAAAAEPIAYLKSLQQPSGGWVSLIGEASRTEVDSTAMAAMTLDRLPDADSQRAVDKALAWLAAQQKADGGFQGASGNSVNSCALAIQGLSLDATKYGAQIAKARTFLATQQNADGGFNVIKGDPSGSDMRASTQAISGTTGISFATLTRSLDGTSARPVPVISSPSTGGAGGTPVIVTPGESAGASGGGALAQGGSGGRLASTGLQVGALAGAAAVLTLAGWRLVVLSRTRRDPAEADR from the coding sequence GTGGGGACCGCAGAGCAACCAGAGCAACGCACGGGGAACAAGAGGTTGCTGTCGCTCATGTCGGCGGCGCTGTTGACCTTCGCGGCGAGCGTGGCGTTCGTGGGCGCAACGGCGCCCGCCTCGGCCGACCCGATCGAGGGGTGCACGGCCACCACCGGCGCCATCGTCGCCGTGGACTTCGGCCCCTTCGGCGGCAAGGTCGAGCGGGGCTGCGACACCACCCCCACCACCGGCTACGAGTTGCTGCACACGGGCGGATTCACCACCGAGGGCACCGGCCACGACGGCCCCGCCTTCATCTGCCGCATCGGCAACGGCTCCTTCAACTCCGGTACGCAGTACCCCACTCGGGACAAGGAGGACTGCGTCCTCACCCCGCAGGCGACCGCCTACTGGTCCTACTGGGTCGCCTCGCCGGGTCAGAAGAACTGGACCTACAGCTCACTCGGTGCGATGTCCCGCACCCCGAAGCCCGGTGACGTGGACGCCTGGGTGTTCGGTGGCACGGACGTCGGCGGCTCCTCCGGCAAGCCCACCTTCACCCCCGACGACGTGCGGGCCCGCGGGAGTGTCCCCTCGCCCGACCCGACCGGGCCCTCCACCCCGCCGACCGGGCCGGGCGCGGTCGACGTGCCGGCCGCCACCCGCTGGCTCACCGGGAAGCTGACGAACGGGGAGCGCGTCGTCGACGAGGGCGCGAGCACCCCGAACCACTTCCTCACCACCGAGGTCGTCCTCGCCCTGGCCGCTGCCGACCGGGAGAGCCCGGTGGCCCGCAAGGCCGCCGACTTCCTGGCCACGCCCGCGCAGACGGACGCGTACGCCTACCCCGCGGGCAAGGACGGGATCCCCGACGCCACCGCCGCCGCGCGGCTCGCGCTCGTCGCGGAGGCCACCGGCAAGGACCCCCGCGCCTTCGGCGGCCACGACCTGCTCGGGGACCTCGTGAAGTACGTCTGCCCGCGCGACATCGGCGACGGCGAGACGATCGAGGGCTGCCTCACCAAGGGCGACTTCCGCACCACGGGCCAGTCCGACGCCCAGGCCATGGCCGTCATCGCGCTGCTCAACGGCGGTGTCACTCCCCCGGCCGACGCGGTGAACCGGCTGACCGGCCTCCAGTGCGAGGACGGCGGCTTCACCTCCATCCTGATCCGCTCCGGTGGCTGGTGCGACAGTGACGCCACCTCCACCGGCCTGATCGCGCTGGCCCTCAAGCGGGCCGGCGGACACGACACGGCCGTCGAGAAGGCACGGGCCCACCTCAAGAAGTCCCGCCTGGCGAGCGGCGCCTGGCCCTCCGCCTCCTACATGACGACCGGCAGCCCGAGCTCCACCGCATGGGCCGCCCAGGCCCTGCGCGCGCTCGGCGACACGGACCCCGCGGACGCGGGCCTGTCCTGGCTCTCCAAGCACCAGTTCACCGAGGGCGGCTTCGGCTTCGAGGAGGACGACACCGAGTCGCGCCTGTTCGCCACGGCCCCCGTCGTCGTCGCCGGCGCCAAGAGCGACCTGGTGGCACTGACCACCAAGAAGCCCGACCCGAAGCCCACCGACCCGAAGCCGACCGACCCGAAGCCCACCGACCCCACCCCGACCATCGCGCCGGGCGACGGGCCGGACATCAAGAAGGGCGTGGCGTACATCACCGACCCCACCCGGCTGATCCAGGGCCGGTTCTACGACGGCGGGCCCGGCACGAGGTTCGCCGACTACGGCATGACCATCGACGGTGCCTACGCCCTGGCGGCCACCGGCGGGGACAACGCCACGCTCCGCGACATCGTCGACTTCTTCGACAAGGGCGGCAAGGACGGCCAGAACCGCGGCATCCACGACTGGACCCTCGTCGGCACCAAGCGCGCGGGCGGCGGCTCCATCGGAAAGGTGGCCCTGCTCGCCCAGGCCGTGGGTCGCGATCCGCGGAACTTCGGTGGCCAGGATCTGATCGGCGCACTCGCCAAGATCACCTGCAAGGCCAAGACCAGTACTCGCCAGGAGTGCGCGGCGAAGGGCAACTACACCTACGCCAACTCGGTCTTCAAGCAGTCGCTCGGCATCATGGCGCAGGTCCGTGCGGGTGAGACGGCCGCCGCGGCCGAGCCGATCGCGTACCTCAAGAGCCTCCAGCAGCCTTCCGGCGGCTGGGTCAGCCTGATCGGCGAGGCCAGCAGGACCGAGGTCGACTCCACGGCCATGGCCGCCATGACCCTGGACCGGCTGCCGGACGCCGACTCGCAGCGGGCCGTGGACAAGGCCCTCGCCTGGCTCGCGGCGCAGCAGAAGGCGGACGGCGGATTCCAGGGCGCCTCCGGGAACTCCGTCAACTCCTGCGCCCTCGCCATCCAGGGACTCTCGCTGGACGCCACCAAGTACGGCGCCCAGATCGCCAAGGCCCGCACGTTCCTGGCGACCCAGCAGAACGCCGACGGTGGCTTCAACGTCATCAAGGGTGACCCGTCCGGTTCCGACATGCGTGCCTCCACCCAGGCCATCAGCGGCACCACCGGCATCTCCTTCGCCACCCTCACCCGCAGCCTCGACGGCACCAGCGCCCGGCCCGTCCCCGTCATCTCGTCCCCGTCCACCGGCGGTGCGGGTGGCACGCCGGTCATCGTGACCCCCGGCGAGAGCGCGGGCGCCTCGGGCGGCGGCGCTCTCGCGCAGGGCGGTTCGGGCGGCCGCCTCGCGTCCACCGGCCTCCAGGTCGGAGCGCTCGCGGGCGCCGCGGCCGTGCTGACGCTCGCCGGTTGGCGGCTCGTCGTCCTGTCCCGTACCCGCCGCGACCCGGCGGAGGCGGACCGATGA
- a CDS encoding short-chain fatty acyl-CoA regulator family protein, whose product MSKTYAGARLRRLREERRMTQADLARVLAISPSYLNQMEHDSRPLTVPVLLRLTEAFGVDPGFFSERDTSRLVADLREALAQQVAEARVSPSDLSELATRMPAVASVLLDLGRRSQLLAERLADAADGRDSPAEAPRSPHEEIREFFYRRQNYLHDTDLAAEALAREIGIRPGDVVHALTRHLSERHSIRTTTDSDRLHHYDPSTRVLHLSSRLRPGRQAFRMATQLALIEYGDELDRLAAEDFPVGSPAHALARIGIANYHAAALILPYTAFHAAAEEFRYDIERLTDHFGLGHETICHRLSTLQRPRLRGVPFSFVRVDRAGNMSKRQSATGFHFSRAGGTCPLWNVYEAFAAPGRIHVQVAAMPDGQRHLWTARAVTRHRGGWGDPGKTFAIGLGCEIRHASRLVYADGLDLDNAAAATPIGMGCRLCERLDCPQRAVPPLGRPLAVDENSSTFIPYPVTGAPPSSRG is encoded by the coding sequence GTGAGCAAGACGTACGCGGGGGCCAGACTGCGGCGGCTGCGCGAGGAGCGACGGATGACCCAGGCCGACCTGGCCAGGGTCCTCGCGATCTCCCCCAGCTACCTCAACCAGATGGAGCACGACTCCCGCCCCCTCACGGTGCCCGTGCTGTTGCGGCTCACCGAGGCCTTCGGGGTCGACCCGGGCTTCTTCTCCGAACGCGACACCAGCCGGCTGGTGGCCGACCTGCGCGAGGCGCTCGCCCAGCAGGTCGCCGAGGCCCGCGTCTCCCCCTCCGATCTGTCCGAGCTGGCCACCCGAATGCCCGCCGTCGCCTCGGTCCTCCTCGACCTGGGTCGGCGGAGCCAGTTGCTGGCCGAGCGTCTCGCCGATGCCGCCGATGGCCGGGACTCGCCGGCGGAGGCCCCGCGCTCACCCCACGAGGAGATCCGGGAGTTCTTCTACCGCCGGCAGAACTACCTCCACGACACCGACCTCGCCGCGGAGGCGCTGGCCCGCGAGATCGGCATCCGGCCCGGGGACGTCGTCCACGCCCTGACCCGCCACCTCTCCGAGCGGCACTCGATCAGGACGACGACGGACTCCGACCGGCTGCACCACTACGATCCGTCCACCCGGGTCCTGCACCTGTCCAGCCGGCTGCGCCCGGGCCGGCAGGCGTTCCGCATGGCCACCCAGCTCGCCCTGATCGAGTACGGGGACGAGCTGGACCGGCTGGCCGCCGAGGACTTCCCCGTCGGGTCCCCTGCCCACGCGCTGGCCCGGATCGGCATCGCCAACTACCACGCCGCCGCGCTGATCCTCCCGTACACGGCGTTCCACGCGGCGGCCGAGGAGTTCCGCTACGACATCGAGCGGCTCACGGACCATTTCGGTCTCGGCCACGAGACCATCTGCCATCGGCTCAGCACCCTCCAACGCCCCAGGCTGCGCGGGGTTCCCTTCTCCTTCGTGCGGGTGGACCGGGCCGGGAACATGTCCAAGCGGCAGTCCGCCACCGGATTCCACTTCTCCCGCGCCGGCGGCACCTGCCCGCTCTGGAACGTCTACGAGGCGTTCGCCGCCCCCGGCCGCATCCACGTCCAGGTCGCCGCGATGCCGGACGGTCAGCGTCATCTGTGGACCGCCCGGGCCGTCACCCGTCACCGCGGCGGCTGGGGTGATCCCGGCAAGACCTTCGCCATCGGACTCGGCTGCGAGATCCGGCATGCCTCCCGCCTGGTGTACGCCGACGGCCTGGACCTCGACAATGCGGCGGCCGCCACTCCCATCGGCATGGGCTGCCGCCTCTGCGAGCGCCTCGACTGCCCGCAGCGTGCCGTGCCGCCGCTGGGCCGGCCCCTGGCCGTCGACGAGAACAGCAGCACCTTCATCCCCTACCCGGTCACGGGAGCGCCCCCGTCCTCCCGCGGCTGA
- the aceA gene encoding isocitrate lyase, which translates to MAEANTTAAAEQLKQRWADDPRWTGIERTYSAEDVVRLSGSVREEHTLARRGAERLWRQLHEQDYIHALGALTGGQAVQQVRAGLQAIYLSGWQVAADANQAGHTYPDQSLYPVNSVPQVVRRINNALLRADQIATAEGGTDTTDWLAPIVADAEAGFGGPLNAFELTKAMIAAGAAGIHYEDQLASEKKCGHLGGKVLVPTSQHIRTLNAARLAADIADTPTLIIARTDALAATLLTSDVDEHDAEFCTGERTAEGFYHVRNGMAPVIARGLAYAPYADLIWVETGTPDLEQAREFAEAIHARYPDQMLAYNCSPSFNWKAALDDDQIAKFQRELGAMGYRFQFITLAGFHSLNHGMFDLARGYAEHGMTAYVDLQEREFASQAQGFTAVKHQREVGTGYFDLVSTAVNPTSSTTALSGSTEEEQFH; encoded by the coding sequence ATGGCAGAGGCGAACACGACGGCGGCGGCCGAACAGCTCAAGCAGCGGTGGGCCGACGACCCGCGCTGGACGGGCATCGAGCGCACCTACTCGGCCGAGGACGTGGTCCGGCTGTCGGGCAGTGTCCGCGAGGAACACACCCTGGCCCGGCGGGGCGCCGAACGCCTGTGGCGGCAGCTCCACGAGCAGGACTACATCCACGCGCTGGGCGCGCTGACCGGCGGCCAGGCCGTCCAGCAGGTGCGCGCCGGCCTCCAGGCGATCTACCTCTCGGGCTGGCAGGTCGCGGCCGACGCGAACCAGGCCGGACACACCTACCCGGACCAGAGCCTCTACCCGGTCAACTCGGTTCCCCAGGTCGTCCGTCGGATCAACAACGCACTGCTGCGCGCCGACCAGATCGCCACCGCCGAGGGCGGCACGGACACCACGGACTGGCTCGCGCCGATCGTCGCCGACGCCGAGGCCGGCTTCGGCGGCCCGCTCAACGCGTTCGAACTGACCAAGGCGATGATCGCGGCGGGCGCCGCCGGCATCCACTACGAGGACCAGTTGGCCTCGGAGAAGAAGTGCGGGCACCTCGGCGGCAAGGTCCTCGTTCCGACCTCGCAGCACATCCGCACCCTGAACGCGGCCCGCCTGGCCGCCGACATCGCCGACACCCCGACCCTGATCATCGCCCGTACGGACGCCCTCGCCGCGACCCTGCTGACCAGCGACGTCGACGAGCACGACGCCGAGTTCTGCACCGGCGAGCGCACCGCCGAGGGCTTCTACCACGTCCGGAACGGCATGGCGCCGGTCATCGCCCGCGGCCTGGCCTACGCCCCGTACGCGGACCTGATCTGGGTGGAGACCGGCACACCGGACCTGGAGCAGGCCCGCGAGTTCGCCGAGGCCATCCACGCGCGGTACCCGGACCAGATGCTCGCCTACAACTGCTCGCCGTCCTTCAACTGGAAGGCGGCCCTGGACGACGACCAGATCGCCAAGTTCCAACGCGAACTCGGCGCGATGGGCTACCGCTTCCAGTTCATCACCCTGGCCGGCTTCCACTCCCTCAATCACGGCATGTTCGACCTCGCCCGCGGCTACGCCGAGCACGGCATGACCGCCTACGTCGACCTCCAGGAACGCGAGTTCGCCTCCCAGGCCCAGGGCTTCACGGCCGTCAAGCACCAGCGCGAGGTCGGCACCGGGTACTTCGACCTGGTCTCCACCGCCGTCAACCCGACCTCCTCCACCACCGCGCTCTCCGGCTCCACCGAGGAAGAGCAGTTCCACTAG